Proteins co-encoded in one Nicotiana sylvestris chromosome 7, ASM39365v2, whole genome shotgun sequence genomic window:
- the LOC104214718 gene encoding non-specific lipid-transfer protein 1-like has translation MAGKIACFVVLCIVAAAHSAEALTCTEVDAYLKDCVPFLTKTGLLGTCCDGVKKLEAVATTTTDRQTACTCLKAAGETIIGLDWSRVGDLPSACGVNLPYTVSADIDCSKIE, from the exons atggcCGGAAAGATTGCATGCTTTGTGGTTTTGTGCATAGTGGCAGCTGCGCACAGCGCAGAAGCCCTAACTTGCACTGAGGTTGACGCGTACCTCAAAGATTGTGTACCTTTCCTTACAAAAACTGGGCTTCTGGGAACGTGCTGCGATGGCGTTAAGAAATTAGAGGCCGTTGCCACCACCACAACTGACCGTCAAACTGCATGCACTTGCCTGAAAGCTGCTGGTGAAACTATCATTGGACTTGATTGGAGTAGAGTTGGTGATCTTCCAAGTGCCTGTGGTGTCAATCTTCCATACACTGTCAGCGCTGACATTGACTGTTCCAA GATCGAGTAA